A DNA window from Hevea brasiliensis isolate MT/VB/25A 57/8 chromosome 2, ASM3005281v1, whole genome shotgun sequence contains the following coding sequences:
- the LOC110652372 gene encoding probable jasmonic acid carboxyl methyltransferase 2 has protein sequence MEIAQVLHMNKGDDETSYAKNSTVQSKIISVGKPVMEEAILGILCTHIPESIGIADLGCSSGPNALRVILEILDIINTKCQDLGCQSPEFRVSLNDLPWNDFNSIFRLLPTLYHKIKEEKGGRFGPCFISAMPGSFYGRLFPSRSLHFVHSSSSLHWLSQAPPSLNWNHRMPMNKGKIYISKTSPSSVLEAYSQQFQKDFSLFLKSRSEELVPGGCMVLSFMGRRSTDPTTDESCYQWELLARALMSMVSEGLVKEEKVDSFDAPYYAPCAEELKLEVEKEGSFNIGRLEAFEIDWDGGSDDKQAALQSRGRKVAKTIRAVVESMLEFHFGGDIMDELFKRYGELVDDYLSKNTTKYINLVISMFRKDY, from the exons ATGGAAATAGCGCAAGTCCTTCACATGAACAAAGGGGATGATGAAACTAGTTATGCTAAAAATTCAACAGTCCAG AGCAAGATAATATCTGTTGGAAAACCAGTCATGGAGGAAGCAATCCTGGGAATCTTGTGCACCCATATCCCAGAAAGTATCGGCATCGCAGACCTGGGTTGCTCCTCCGGACCCAATGCCTTGCGAGTGATATTGGAGATACTTGATATCATCAACACCAAATGCCAAGATCTGGGTTGTCAATCACCGGAATTTCGGGTTTCTCTGAATGATCTTCCTTGGAATGACTTCAACAGTATTTTTAGGTTACTGCCAACGCTGTACCACAAAATAAAGGAAGAGAAGGGTGGAAGATTTGGGCCATGCTTTATATCCGCCATGCCTGGTTCTTTCTATGGCAGATTGTTTCCTAGCAGGAGTCTCCACTTTGTGCACTCTTCTTCCAGTCTTCACTGGCTCTCACAG GCTCCACCTAGTCTCAATTGGAACCATAGGATGCCCATGAACAAAGGAAAGATCTACATATCAAAGACCAGCCCGAGTAGCGTCCTGGAAGCATACTCTCAGCAATTTCAGAAGGACTTTTCACTGTTTCTAAAATCACGTTCAGAGGAATTAGTTCCTGGGGGCTGCATGGTATTGTCATTCATGGGCAGGAGATCCACTGATCCCACTACTGATGAGAGTTGCTACCAGTGGGAGCTGCTTGCACGAGCATTGATGAGCATGGTTTCAGag GGACTTGTTAAGGAGGAAAAAGTTGATTCTTTCGATGCTCCTTATTACGCACCCTGTGCCGAAGAACTAAAGTTGGAAGTAGAAAAAGAAGGGTCATTCAATATTGGTAGACTTGAAGCCTTCGAAATCGACTGGGATGGAGGCTCGGATGATAAGCAAGCTGCCTTACAATCTCGTGGAAGGAAGGTGGCTAAGACAATTAGAGCCGTGGTGGAGTCGATGCTGGAATTCCATTTTGGCGGAGACATAATGGATGAGCTATTTAAGCGATATGGAGAGCTAGTGGATGATTATTTGTCTAAGAACACAACCAAGTACATCAATCTGGTCATTTCCATGTTTAGAAAGGACTACTAA